GCCAGCCCGCCGTGGCCCAGGCTTTGGGCCAGGAGGGGACTCAGGGCTGCGTTCACCCCTACCGAAGCCAGCGCCGCCAGGGTGGGTACCCGGACCTCGGCCAGGGCGTAGCAGGCGCGGGTGAGAAGCAGACCGGCCCCCAGGCCTGCCAGGCCGAAGGAGAAATAGAAAAGGGCGGTGCCGGTAAGGGCGGTACCGGCGCTTCCGAATACCCCGCGCTGGAAGATCAGGCGTACCAGAGGCTCGTGCAAGAGCGCCGTGGCCACGCTCAGAGGAACCATGATCACCATGAGGGCACACAGGCTCTTCAGCGTTGAGGCTCCCAGGCCCTCCAGGTCCGCGCGCGCCGCCTGGCGGCTGAAGGCGGGGAAAAGGGCGGTGGAAAGCGAAGTGGCGAATACGGCCACCGGCAGGTTGATCACCCGGAAGGCCAGGTCCAGGGCGGTGATGCTTCCCGGGGCCAGTCCCGAGGCGATAAAGCGGTTCATGGCCAGGTAAATCTGGTTTACCGCCACGGCGAAAACCACGTTGGGGACGTGTCCCAGCACTTTGCGCACCTCGGGGTGCCGAAACTCCCAGCGCCAGCGGTAGCCGAAGCCCAGGCGCTTCAAACCCGGCCATTGCGTCCAGAAGAAGGCTGCGAACCCGGCCAGAGTTCCCCAGGCCAGGGCGTGAATGAAATACCTGGAGCCGAACAGTAATACGGCCAGTATCATCACCGCGTTGGCCATCCCGGGCGCGAGAGCGGGCAGGCCGAACTGCCAGCCGGCATTCAGAACGCCGCTCAGCAGCATGCCCACCCCAACGAAGACCAGGGAAGGGAACATGATGCGGGTAAGTTCTGCCGCCAATTGTGCCTGCCGGAGATCGAAGCCCGGGGCAAGCCCCCGCACCAGGGGGTCTGCGGCCAGGATTCCTCCCACGGTGACCAGGGCAAAAAAGAGGGCCATAATGTTGACTACCGAGCTGCTTACCGACCAGGCCTCCTCCCGCCGTTCCTCCGTCAGGTAGCGGCTGACCACCGGCACCATTACCGTCACCAGGGCCACGCCCAGGACCGACTGCAGGAAGTAGGGGAAGGTGTAGGCCACCATGTAGGCATCGGTGGCGGCGGAAGCGCCGAAAGCCCAGGCGATGATCACGTCCCGCAAGAAGCCCAGGCCCCGGCTGACCAGAGTAAGGGCCACAATCAGAGCCGCAGCCCGGGCCAGACCGGGGCCGGCA
This DNA window, taken from Clostridia bacterium, encodes the following:
- the murJ gene encoding murein biosynthesis integral membrane protein MurJ, giving the protein MMDDKPPATAGPGLARAAALIVALTLVSRGLGFLRDVIIAWAFGASAATDAYMVAYTFPYFLQSVLGVALVTVMVPVVSRYLTEERREEAWSVSSSVVNIMALFFALVTVGGILAADPLVRGLAPGFDLRQAQLAAELTRIMFPSLVFVGVGMLLSGVLNAGWQFGLPALAPGMANAVMILAVLLFGSRYFIHALAWGTLAGFAAFFWTQWPGLKRLGFGYRWRWEFRHPEVRKVLGHVPNVVFAVAVNQIYLAMNRFIASGLAPGSITALDLAFRVINLPVAVFATSLSTALFPAFSRQAARADLEGLGASTLKSLCALMVIMVPLSVATALLHEPLVRLIFQRGVFGSAGTALTGTALFYFSFGLAGLGAGLLLTRACYALAEVRVPTLAALASVGVNAALSPLLAQSLGHGGLALANSLAATVNAALIFYGLSRRLPALRPCPVLATLARALGACILPAAMVSLGLHFWPARGLGPAALALEVTLLVLAASGLYLAVARAMHLPGIDWLSRLRPGQRSW